In Trichoderma asperellum chromosome 1, complete sequence, a single window of DNA contains:
- a CDS encoding uncharacterized protein (EggNog:ENOG41), with product MAFDYTPAQIAANPPSRFSALLGQRPSPEPPVAATRPFPPPPGASGRGSSRERLLALASLGRRRDAGPSQSPEPAHPVSASRRTAGPSLFHSPEHERVVSATAMSPDTYPPAARRAASTGAIDTPTSDRSRSTSQTRWEPGMPLPPPPPGPPPSSSRSQSVQSMDRNNVPIISPPTRRPPPSGVSSLGPVPPTPADWLDSDTPPTTRPQPPASPGHLQPIASLKTGESSSQSMQSPQSIQPGGRSPNLTIDTVTASNPSEPIEPALNSSGSASGLNRAKAVRHDKTILQRRTESRTRHEPRGSLDSALDARQIADIVVPATISGLTRKLTIGKTTPRSSGKAPMDQPLTGKSSGQHDSRNSTPRAPDSATMLHREIATPPFSPTPAKTYRQLGGNQAAVPKSLPTPPPQARSSSGSMVAEASRLALSVAASPSKEAIVSQSAAEFATASIERFRSFAVKEASATTDADRVRLFSDFIVAESRIRRERYSSAIGAMGSEIFDLSRDLFRPMSSTRRESVNSPSVGDWTPESSEPNRSHRGSVSSVHQAEDSSSSAPASGSLPPSPGIKQPLNWGGAANYMPSLSPILSMSVSDNYENGSSRGRPPSRWWETDSNNDPNRGGFERSKRESKYMGVLPKDQWIEEEQTTPHYASTGEQSSISDYPPEKTGWHDEGESVWTPQPSNTSVASTPSTATNRQRLLDVSRLVTMPPPYPRHHPAVNNNHPKLTSIRSSVRSLSELDEIEGSKERFASSSHRRREEASKAAAERRVALRSNLQKEINLGNLGYADAASIESDFNEQEKDKKKEVEKVEYEHFQNQVVLPLNDILTERISRATELFDDLARHLFDSNEIDADMPQEEGDDKPELLEKLTLLKWIFEQRESLHRAIYDLLSDRNARYRDVVLTPYRLSKNTEKIKSAEAFFKEDADKREYAFANEVLDRAREFRAVMDEAVARGIELQLSAFWDIAPPLCGLLESIPLDLEGFCVHIPALEYEENPVYHDHPLQYLYSLLLHAEKSTYQFIEAHTNQLCLLHEVKEAVVNAKARVLATQLTEVDGTPIHPEDRQLRAKQMREIENRRLTEDLKEKVRVVQDQWNSSLGTAMTAVKERTGEWLLQTGGWDESLEDNGVGMV from the coding sequence ATGGCTTTCGACTACACGCCGGCGCAAATAGCCGCCAACCCCCCTTCGAGATTCTCTGCCCTTCTGGGCCAGCGGCCCTCTCCTGAGCCACCAGTTGCTGCTACGCGACCATTTCCTCCGCCACCGGGTGCGAGCGGCAGGGGAAGTTCTCGCGAACGCCTTCTTGCACTGGCATCCTTGGGACGGCGAAGAGATGCTGGGCCATCGCAATCTCCCGAGCCAGCTCACCCTGTATCTGCTTCTAGACGGACCGCCGGGCCTTCCTTGTTCCATTCGCCGGAACATGAACGAGTTGTATCAGCCACTGCCATGAGTCCTGATACGTACCCTCCCGCGGCTCGTAGGGCTGCTTCCACAGGCGCCATCGACACGCCGACATCTGATCGCTCACGGTCTACTTCTCAGACAAGATGGGAGCCTGGTATGCCActtcctccgcctccacctGGACCACCGCCCTCGTCGAGCAGATCACAAAGTGTACAAAGCATGGACAGGAATAATGTACCCATTATTTCTCCGCCAACTCGCAGACCACCGCCGTCCGGCGTATCATCCCTGGGGCCCGTGCCTCCAACACCGGCCGACTGGCTAGATAGCGACACGCCACCCACTACTCGGCCTCAGCCTCCAGCATCCCCGGGACACCTACAGCCCATTGCGTCTTTGAAGACTGGGGAGTCGTCCTCACAATCAATGCAGTCACCACAATCCATTCAACCAGGAGGGCGATCTCCCAACCTGACGATCGATACAGTAACTGCGAGTAATCCAAGCGAGCCCATAGAGCCGGCCTTGAATTCCTCGGGCAGTGCAAGTGGTTTGAATCGTGCCAAGGCCGTGCGCCATGATAAGACAATCTTACAGAGAAGAACCGAGAGTCGCACTCGACATGAGCCCCGTGGATCCCTTGATAGTGCGCTAGATGCGCGTCAGATTGCCGATATTGTTGTTCCCGCAACTATCAGCGGTCTAACTCGTAAATTAACCATTGGAAAGACAACTCCTCGGAGCAGTGGAAAAGCCCCTATGGATCAACCCCTTACTGGAAAATCATCTGGACAGCATGACTCCCGAAACTCGACTCCTCGGGCACCAGATTCGGCCACAATGCTGCATCGTGAAATAGCTACGCCCCCATTTTCGCCAACGCCGGCTAAGACCTACCGGCAATTGGGCGGAAATCAAGCTGCGGTGCCAAAATCTCTACCTACTCCACCACCCCAGGCCAGGTCTAGCTCTGGTTCGATGGTTGCTGAGGCATCACGTTTGGCTTTGTCTGTAGCGGCATCCCCATCAAAGGAAGCCATTGTGAGCCAGAGCGCCGCAGAATTTGCAACTGCATCAATCGAGAGATTTCGGTCGTTTGCCGTTAAAGAAGCCTCAGCCACAACAGACGCAGATCGGGTCCGTCTCTTTTCAGATTTCATAGTTGCCGAGTCTAGAATCCGGCGGGAGAGGTACTCATCAGCCATTGGAGCAATGGGATCTGAAATTTTCGATTTGAGTCGGGATCTATTCCGTCCAATGAGCTCCACGCGACGAGAGTCGGTGAACTCTCCGTCTGTTGGCGATTGGACTCCAGAGTCATCGGAACCAAATCGGTCTCATAGAGGCTCTGTTAGCTCCGTCCATCAAGCTGAGGACTCGTCAAGTTCAGCTCCGGCATCTGGGAGTCTTCCGCCATCCCCTGGGATCAAGCAACCGCTCAACTGGGGCGGCGCTGCAAACTATATGCCATCATTGTCTCCTATTCTTAGTATGAGCGTGAGCGACAACTACGAAAACGGAAGCTCGCGTGGAAGACCTCCTAGCCGATGGTGGGAGACGGATTCAAATAACGATCCAAATCGAGGTGGCTTTGAAAGATCCAAGCGCGAATCCAAATATATGGGCGTGCTTCCTAAGGACCAGTGGATCGAAGAGGAGCAGACTACACCACATTATGCGTCCACCGGCGAGCAAAGCTCCATATCGGACTATCCTCCAGAGAAAACTGGCTGGCATGACGAGGGAGAGTCGGTATGGACTCCTCAACCGTCGAATACCTCTGTGGCGTCTACCCCATCTACAGCAACAAATAGACAGAGGCTTTTGGATGTGTCCAGGCTGGTCACCATGCCGCCTCCTTACCCAAGACATCACCCTGCAGTGAATAACAATCACCCCAAGCTAACATCGATTCGCTCCTCCGTACGGTCTCTAAGCGAGCTGGACGAGATTGAAGGGTCAAAAGAGCGATTTGCCTCAAGCAGTCATCGACGCAGAGAAGAGGCTTCCAAAGCGGCAGCAGAGCGCCGCGTAGCTTTGAGATCTAACTTGCAGAAAGAAATCAACTTGGGAAATTTGGGATATGCTGATGCCGCGTCTATTGAGTCTGACTTCAATGAACaagaaaaggacaaaaagaaagaagtggAAAAGGTTGAATATGAACATTTCCAGAATCAAGTGGTATTACCGCTGAACGATATTCTTACGGAGCGAATCTCTCGAGCAACAGAGCTATTTGATGACTTGGCCCGCCATTTATTCGACAGCAACGAAATCGATGCTGACAtgccgcaagaagaaggtgatGATAAACCGGAGCTGCTAGAGAAGCTGACCCTCCTCAAGTGGATATTTGAGCAGCGCGAGTCTCTGCACAGGGCCATTTACGACTTGCTATCAGACCGCAATGCTCGTTATCGCGACGTCGTGCTGACGCCGTATCGGCTCTCCAAGAATACGGAGAAAATCAAATCAGCCGAGGCATTTTTCAAAGAGGACGCAGACAAGCGGGAGTACGCATTCGCAAATGAGGTACTGGACCGAGCACGCGAATTTAGGGCCGTGATGGACGAGGCAGTTGCACGCGGTAtcgagctgcagctttctGCGTTTTGGGACATTGCCCCACCGCTTTGTGGGCTTTTGGAAAGCATCCCATTGGATCTGGAGGGATTCTGCGTCCATATTCCGGCATTGGAATACGAAGAGAACCCGGTGTATCATGATCACCCGCTGCAGTACTTGTACAGCTTATTACTCCATGCTGAGAAGAGTACATATCAGTTCATTGAGGCACACACAAACCAGCTGTGTCTTCTTCACGAGGTTAAAGAGGCAGTGGTCAACGCCAAGGCTCGAGTGCTTGCCACGCAGCTCACCGAAGTGGATGGCACGCCTATCCACCCTGAAGATCGACAGCTACGAGCCAAGCAGATGCGAGAAATAGAAAACCGACGGTTAACAGAGGATCTCAAAGAAAAAGTGCGAGTTGTACAGGACCAGTGGAACAGCTCACTGGGAACAGCCATGACGGCAGTGAAGGAGCGGACCGGCGAGTGGTTGCTGCAGACGGGAGGATGGGACGAATCACTAGAAGACAACGGGGTTGGAATGGTGTGA
- a CDS encoding uncharacterized protein (BUSCO:EOG092D25WL): MSTSHSSSSSSPHKPNRSTPSTPRSHLTLLLTLSVIVFLFSLLLPIAGITTASLSLSSIPSLVHKAGHLSLSSILRPSRFSFSHSATVTMSSPKYEKELQIAQLAVQRASILTKRVFHEKAKGTVDKNDKSPVTIGDFGAQALIIAALQHNFPNDAIVAEEESAKLKEDANLRTTIWDLVKDTKLEDAAAEALLGGPIKDVDAMVELIDKGNSPGGSQGRIWAIDPIDGTKGFLRGGQYAVCLALMIDGDVKVGALGCPNLPIDDSARLTTDIGANQTDDGHGVLFSAVQGHGAKSRALATVNLDAEAGKPISMRAIDDLTKANFCESVEAGHSSHGDQAAISQKLGITEPSVRMDSQAKYGSIARGAGDIYLRLPVSATYQEKIWDHAAGDLIVRESGGQVTDIHGKRLDFGIGRTLANNKGVVAAPAAVHGKVLEVVQEVLSAKL; encoded by the coding sequence ATGTCGACATCccactcttcttcctcttcatctccacaTAAACCCAACCGATCGACGCCTTCTACTCCTAGGTCTCATCTAACCCTTCTTTTAACTCTCTCTGTCATCGTATTCCTCTTctcgctcctcctccccatCGCAGGTATCACGACGGCTTCTCTAtccctctcctccatccCTAGCCTCGTCCACAAAGCCGGACatctctcgctctcctcGATCCTCCGTCCAAGCCGTTTCTCGTTTTCGCATTCCGCAACTGTCACCATGAGTTCTCCAAAGTACGAAAAGGAGCTTCAGATTGCTCAGCTCGCCGTCCAGCGTGCTTCCATCCTCACAAAGCGTGTCTTCCACGAAAAGGCCAAGGGCACTGTCGACAAGAATGACAAATCACCAGTCACGATTGGCGATTTCGGAGCGCAGGCGCTCATCATTGCGGCCCTACAGCACAACTTCCCCAACGATGCCATTGTCGCAGAGGAAGAGTCTGCGAAGTTGAAGGAGGATGCCAATCTGAGGACCACCATCTGGGACTTGGTCAAGGACACAAAGCtagaagatgctgctgccgaagCTCTGCTTGGTGGGCCCATCAAGGATGTCGATGCGATGGTTGAGCTTATCGACAAGGGAAACAGCCCCGGTGGCTCCCAGGGACGCATCTGGGCCATTGACCCTATCGACGGAACCAAGGGCTTCCTCCGCGGAGGCCAATATGCCGTGTGCCTCGCCCTCATGATTGACGGCGACGTCAAAGTCGGCGCTCTAGGATGCCCCAACCTTCCAATCGACGACTCTGCTCGTCTCACCACCGACATCGGCGCAAACCAGACCGACGACGGCCACGGCGTGCTCTTCTCTGCCGTCCAAGGCCACGGCGCCAAGAGCCGCGCGCTCGCGACTGTGAATCTCGACGCCGAAGCCGGCAAGCCCATCTCCATGCGCGCCATTGACGATCTCACAAAGGCAAACTTCTGCGAGAGCGTGGAAGCCGGGCACTCTTCTCACGGCGACCAGGCCGCCATCTCACAGAAGCTGGGCATCACCGAGCCCAGCGTCCGCATGGACAGCCAGGCTAAATACGGCTCTATCGCTCGCGGCGCTGGAGACATTTACTTGCGCCTCCCTGTGAGCGCTACGTACCAAGAGAAGATTTGGGATCATGCTGCTGGCGATCTCATTGTTCGGGAATCAGGCGGACAGGTGACCGACATACACGGCAAGAGATTAGACTTTGGCATTGGACGAACACTCGCCAACAACAAGGGCGTGGTAGCAGCGCCCGCGGCAGTGCATGGCAAAGTTTTGGAAGTGGTGCAGGAAGTTTTGAGCGCCAAGCTGTAA
- a CDS encoding mitochondrial 54S ribosomal protein uL6m: MASILAPGRGMALSRAFSTAAASPASLPSILPASTTTTIASPSRFASARRQFSTTQGRPSKLGITPLSIPPGVEVTMGEPKAFRSATSYKPVVKKRITVKGPLGTLDMDVPEFVDLVQNAEEKTATLSVRDPNAKEQKEMWGTSWSYLSNHITGVSEGHTAIIRLVGVGYRASVEQRGAKEQYPGQKFLCLKLGFTHPVEVGIPKGVTVTTPSLTRILLEGPDREVLMSFAGVVRNWRKPEPYKGKGVFINDETIKLKQKKIK, from the exons ATGGCCTCAATTCTAGCTCCCGGCCGGGGCATGGCCCTGAGCAGGGCCTTCTCCACGGCCGCAGCCTCGCCAGCCTCTCTCCCCTCAATACTACCAgcctcgacgacgacgacgatcgCTTCCCCCAGCAGATTCGCTTCTGCGCGACGACAGTTCTCAACGACGCAAGGCCGACCGTCAAAACTGGGCATTACGCCGCTTTCGATTCCGCCGGGCGTGGAGGTTACCATGGGAGAGCCAAAGGCGTTCCGGTCGGCGACGTCGTATAAGCCGGtcgtgaagaagaggattaCTGTGAAGGGACCGCTgg GAACGCTGGATATGGATGTGCCCGAGTTTGTGGACCTGGTACAGAACGCCGAAGAGAAGACTGCGACGCTGAGCGTGAGAGACCCGAATGCGaaagaacagaaagaaaTGTGGG gAACCTCATGGTCCTACCTCAGCAACCACATCACCGGCGTCTCCGAAGGCCACACAGCCATCATCCGCCTCGTCGGCGTCGGCTACCGCGCCAGCGTCGAGCAGCGCGGCGCAAAGGAGCAGTACCCCGGCCAAAAGTTCCTCTGCCTCAAGCTTGGCTTCACGCACCCGGTCGAGGTGGGAATCCCCAAGGGCGTCACGGTGACGACGCCGTCGCTGACGCGCATCCTGCTCGAGGGCCCCGATCGGGAGGTGCTCATGAGCTTTGCGGGCGTGGTGAGGAATTGGAGGAAGCCGGAGCCGTACAAGGGCAAGGGAGTGTTTATTAACGATGAGACGATTAAgttgaagcagaagaagattaaataa